A window of Culicoidibacter larvae genomic DNA:
TAAGACGGCTAGTCAATTTGATTTCTCTTTAATCAAATACCACTCCTGGCGATAGAAATAGCACCTTATGGGCGCACGCTATAAAAAGATTTCAAGTCGAAACAAATGATATTATCGGATAGTTTAAATGCGTTAAGATCCATACTACCCTACCCTTTCCGAATGAACCTTATCTTCTGAGCTCCCCTGCTCGCTTCTATTATCGGCCAAAGGAAAATTGCTGTTGGTCACTATACCGTCAAAATTTGGTCATATAATGAATAAGTGAACAAATAAAGACAACATTAAGATGCTGTCTGTCACTCTATTTGGTACTTACAGACATCATGATGTGTAAATAAGCCATTTTTAGCCGTTTCTAGCGCTGTTCTATTGTTGTGTGCGGAATTATTGCTAACATAGTACAAATAACGCTTAAAACGAAGAAAAGCGCCCGATTTGAGCGCTTTGATATTAGTTATCTTATGTTTTTATCTACATTTGGTAAGTATTGTCTTAAAATATGATTGAGTAAGTCACTGGTAGAAACTTTGTTACTCTTTGCAATATTTTCTAACGCTATTGTTAAATCCTCATATAAATAATATGTAGTGGACTTCTTTTTAGGTTTTTTTGGTATCACTAAATCAATATTACTTTTTCCAGCATCAATAATTTCATCAGCAAATGAAGTCGTCTCAGATAGATCTGTTGGCTGCGAGTTATTAAATTTCTCTGTAAATCTTGACATTATAATACCTCCCTTGATATTAGTTCATCTAATAAATTATTGTATGCCTCAAAAGATTTTGCCTTTTTATCATAAATGTTGATTGGTAAACACTGTCCTTCATTAGCTTCGTTAATTGCAACATTTTTAGGAATATAACTCTTTACCACTATATCTTTAACTACTGAATGCTCATTATTTATGCCAGCAAAGAAATCTTTAGCAACATTAGTGTTTGCTTCTACTCCATTTACAATAAATGCGTTGATATTTGATGGAATTCTCATTCTCTTACAAATATCACTCCATAAGTCAATAAAAAGCTCTGCTCCTTCATATCCACTGGAGCTTGCATTAGATACGATAAACACACAGTCAGAAGCAAGATACGCATTTTGGTTCACAACACTCATTGATGGATTAGTATCAATGAATACGTAGTCATACTCTTCCAATGTGTCAATATTATCATCAAAGTAATTTGATAAAATACGTTCTCTTGCTGTTTCACCAGCAATTTGCATTTCCGTAGCTGTGATTTTGACTGTAGATGGTACAAGATCAATATTTGGTCTAACCTCTTTAATGATTAATAACCCTAAAATTGTTTGATTTTTAAACATATTTGCAGATGTTGCTTCTAACCTACTCTTATCCACTCCAGCGTTAGCAGTAGTATTGCCTTGGGCATCAAGATCAATTAGTAATATTTTGCTGCCTCTTTCGGCCATTAATCCTGCTAGATTATACATTACTGCGGTTTTTCCTGTTCCGCCTTTTAAGTTTGCAAATGAAACTACCTTCTTTAACTTATTCAAGTTAAACACCTCCGTAACTAGATTATAAATAAAGCAAAGGATAAAGTCAATATAAATATTATATCTAGGTATAATATTTAAAGTTTTGTTCTTTGAGAGCAAAACTCAATATAAAAGTAGATATAAAACTCAATATAAAAGTAGATATAAAACTCAATATAAAAGTAGATATAAAACTCAATATAAAAGTAGATATAAAACTCAATATAAAAGTAGATATAAAACTCAATAAAAAAGTAGATATAAAACTCAATATAAAAGTAGATATAAAACTCAATATAAAAGTAGATATAAAACTCAATATAAAGGTAGATATAAAACTCAATATAAAAGTAGATATAAAACTCAATATAAAGGTAGATATAAAACTCAATATAAAGGTAGATATAAAACTCAATATAAAAGTAGATATAAAACTCAATATAAAAGTAGATATAAAAATCAATATAAAAGTAGATATAAAACTCAATATAAAGGTAGATATAAGAATCAATATAAAAGTAGATATAAAACTCAATATAAAGGTAGATATAAGAATCAATATAAAAGTAGATATAAAAAAAAATCTATTGACAGCTTGTTTTAAAGTAATATATGCTATAAGTAATTAAATAGAAAAAAACAGCTATTGCTACCAACAATAACTGTTTGCTTTTAGTAGTTATACTAAATCTGTTTCTCAAAACTTGATATTAGTATAGCATTTTTACCTATGCAATGCAATAGATAAATACACTAAAAGCGCTAAAATAGCAAGATTTAGGGCTTTTTTCTATTCAATAAGACATTGCTAGAGGTTTTACAAAGGTTTCACTTGAGAAAACCGACCGAAGCCACCGTTTCAATAATGCTGCAGCAACTGCAGTACTGCGTAAACTAGCGAAAGGCCCAGAGTTGAGCCGGCGCAGATTCAACCGTTGCGGATAATACAGATCGTACAGGAGAGAATACTAAGGCACAACTGTACATAAAGATCGAGAGCATGCTTATAACTAACGCAGATCCAAGGGTGTATTGCGGGGAGTTAGTTATGTCTAGGGAGTTCCCGAAAGCATGAGCGGTGGCGACACCAGTGAGTTAATGAGCTAAATAGTTCGTTGAATGACTGGTATCGCCAACGTTGCTCTCCTTATTATTTTTAAGTAAGTAATAGAGGAGAGTAACGAGCGCAAGCAAGGCACGTTATCCCGAAAGGGTATATTGTGTTATTGCTTACTGGTGTTAGGTAAACAATGAGGTGAATGCTATAATGAAACGACTTATATTTCTAAGAGAATCAAAACATAATGAAGTACTTGAACGATATAACTTTTTAACTGCAACTTGTTTAGGTTCTTACGGAAGTAATTTAGCAGCTTGGAAAAATCTTCAGGATTTTGAATACAGTCAGGTCCGGAAGAGTGTGAAGAGTAATAATGTTGCAAAAGAATACTTAATCGAGTTACCTAATAGCTGGTTGGACCGAAAGGACCTTTCAGCATTATGTAAAAACTTAGTTGATCGTATATGTCCGGGTTTAGCTGTTGTAAGTTGGTTTGTTCGTGATGCAGCTGTCGGTGAGGATCACAACTTACATTTAGTTGTCTTGTTTAGCTTACGCAGTTTTGCATCAGAGTATGCTAAGTATACTAGCAATTTTTATTTTGATACCGCCGGCCGTGTTTCCAGAGTAGCAAAACCTGGTTATACTTTGCGTTATGCAAAAGGGGATTATAAGGTCGATGCAGAGGGTAAGAAAATTGCTTCAGCTTCAAAGTTTACAGCTAAAGACAAGAGCTATGATCATCCTGGTCGTAAATACCATGTTAAATCATTAATTAAGCAATTCTTTGAAGAACAAGATATGCGGGATTATTCATTGCGCCGGCAATATCACATTAAGAAGATTCGTTATAGTGGGGTAGTGAATAAAAAGGTGTATTATATGCTGAAGGATCATGCGGCATTAGTTGCTGAATTTTATCAAGTTTATCTAGAACTGGCTAGTTATTCAAAAGAAATAAAAAAAGCTGCACGTGTGATATTGCAGCAGGTTTATAATAAGCAACAAAAAGCAAAATTGATTAAGGAACGGATTGCTGCTGTAAGGTTTGGTTTGAACAAGATGTATAATTTGATATAAAAAAAAGGCCAATTTAATTTTTGGCCTTAGGTGTTTACCACCATGTTACGATTTATGTATATTATATTTCAAGAATGTTAATAAATCAACTAAATTAATTTGTGAATAAGCTGAATGTACAGTATAATATTATTATGTTTATCTTGAAGGGAGTTGGTTGATTTGAGTAATAAGCTAAAATTAGGGACGCAAGTTAATGAAATCAGAAAAGGAAAAAATTATTCTCAAATCGAGCTTGCTTCTGAAGAATTAAATAAGAATACAATTGTTAGAATTGAAAAAAATGTTAACTCTCCATCTGTAGATACACTTAATATAATTGTAAATAATCTGGGTATAGATTTTTGCACTTTGACTAAGTATAATGAGTATGCTAATTTTACAGATTATTATAGGATTAAAGATTCAATTGAAGATTGTTTTGCAACATTAAACTGGAGTAAAGCAAAACTGCAGTATGAGTTAATATCTAAAGATATGTATGACTCACTTCCACTGAGAGAGCAGCAGTATGTAGATATTATTCAAATAGAACTAGTTAAACATATAGAACGAAACTATAGAAAAGCCGAATTACTTGCTAAAAAGTCTCTCAATAAAACTCTTAAAGCTGGGGCAGACTTCTTTTCTCATAATGAAATGGAGTTAATAAATATTATTTTTCAATTTGATCAATCAAGCCAACACATGGAACTGATTGAAAGAGTTCTAAATTGGCTAGAAGGACTTCCGGATAGTTTACAAGATTTTCCAGCATACCTGTTGCTACTAAATGGATATTCAACATATTTTTATGAAATTGAAGATTGGAACAAGTCATATACTTTTGCTTCCAAGGGTTATGATGTCGCAATTAGAAGTAATGGCTTAAAATTTATTCCTAGTTTTTTATTTACAAAGGGACTATGCTTGGTAAAATTAGGTCAAGATGTAGGTGAAGGTAAGAAGCTCTTAAAAGACTCATTAGAGTTTTGTAAATTGATAAGAATGGAAGATTTCTATGGTGCAATAATACATGAACTAGAAAAGTATAACATTAATTTAAATCAGGACTTATAATAGGGTCCTTTTTTTATTGACACAATTAAGACTCAATAGTATAATTAATATATAAATTTGAGTATATAGAAATTTAAAACAATAAAACATTGATATTATGTACTCATATTTGAGTATTTATTGTTACCTATCAGTAATTAACTAGAAATAGTTTTGTCGATCTGTCCTGTTAATTACTGATAGGTGGTAATAACCACAAATTCCATATATTGAGTCATTATAGACTCGTTGTGGTATTGGAAAAGGACAATATAGACATCTCCGCAAAAAGTTGATCTATATTGCCCTTCGGTACTACAGCAAATGCTGTAATATTTGACGCCATTAAAAGTTTAATGACACTAATCATTATACTAGAAAAGTAAGGATGGTACAAATGAAACGGTTAAATAATGGAATTATTTTGTTCTCTGACAAGATATATTATTGAAACTGTGGATGAGTACAAGCAAGTACATGAGAATTGCGGCTCCTTGTAATCGGGCTTTGGAATGTCGAGATGATCCCTAAAGTTGAAGCGATGGAAATGATATTGATCATAATCACCAAAAAAGGATTGTGATTTCTAGATCAGAACAGGTGACTAAACAAATAATATAATAGCGATGTGTGGAAATCCAGCCCGACCGCTATGCTCTAAAAAAGAGTTAAATAGAAATCTATAACTTGTTGTATAGTAAGATCAACAAGGCAGCGCCTAAAGATAAGCGGTTGCTGACAACCTAATTTAATAGGACAACAGGAATTTATTATTCCTGTTGTATGTAATATAGAGTAGTACTTTTGGCTCCAATTACCAAAGTACTGCTTTTTTGGTTATACTAGTTCAACATATATTACATACAACAGGGGTAGTAATTAAATAGATTTGTTGTTCCTGCAGTATGTATCAGATGCTGGCAACTTATTTGAGTTGTTATCAATTTCTTGTAATAATAATTTCTTTCTTTTCCCCCCGAAAGTTCAATATTCATTTCAACTATGTTTTATTAATGATCTGATACATGCTGCAAGGATAACAAGTCTAATAAAGGCAAGGAGAGATTGAGATGGAAGAGTGGAAACAAATACCGGGATTAGATGTTTTCTATGAAGCAAGCAATACCGGTAAAATACAAAGACAATATAAAACTAAAGATAAGCTACTACAAGGATACCAAAGACGTGGTCGTCTTGTTGTAAAAGTGAAAAGAAACGGAAGAATGGTTGAGACGTCGTGGGCGAAACTCATTTGGAATGCATTCCATGGGCCGGTACCGAAAGGCGGATATGTTAGAAGAAAAGATTGCCGACGAGGGTATGAGTTAGATAATTTAGTGTTACTATCAAATAAGCAGAAGTCGTTGTATATGAGTCAAATCAAGAACAACGATATTTTATTAGCGCAAGAGCAGCTGCACGACATTTACATGTCAGTTATCAAACGGTGTTAGATACTATTAATAATAAGATTAAAAAGCCAATATATCCATTAAGAAAGGCAACTGCTGAAGAACGTCAAAGTATTATTGGAATGGTTCGCCAAAACCGAGGTATTAATTATAACACTGATAGTTAAATAAAATATTGTAAAAAATCACTATTGAATCAGTAAATCAAACAAAGTAAAATTATATTAAGGAGAGAGTAAGATGAATAAGTTTAAGGAAATGAGTAAACAAACAAAAGTGATTATCGCAGCTGTTCTAGCAGTTGTCATTATTATTGCCGGCAGTGGAGTAGGTGTTGTAGCCCATACAAAGTATCAAAATGACCTGATTGACCAGCAGTTACAAGGACTCGATGCAGAGTATACCGCATTTAATACCAACTTTAAAGATATATATAAAGACTATATGCCAAATCCTTGGCCTAGCGATGCGAACTACTTACAAGCAGTTGCGGATCGTGATGATGTAACAGCATATTATGCATTACAGGAATATATGGCTGCAGTTTTAGAAGCAGGTCTTGTTCAAGTTCAAGCTAAAGTGACTGCATTAAGATCTGAATTTGAAGGAATTAAACAGAGTGATGGATACAATGATAGTGAGAAACAAGATATTGCGACAAAAAAACAAGCAGCGCTGGACTTATTAAATAAAGAAGATATCTTACCGCCACACATCAGTAAAATTACTGAGGCAATCAATACATATAAATCTGCTGTTGATATCGCAAATAAACGGGTTGCAGAAGATAAGAAAAAAGCTGAGGAAGCTGCCGCAACCACTGAATCAGGTAGCTCCGATTACTATAATGATTATTCTGATAATGGCAGTTATAGTGGTAGTGACTCAAGTAATAGTGGCTCAGGATCTGGTGGAGGCGGAGGTGGCAGCACGCAAACTTGCTGGATAGAGTATGTTGAAGATACTGTAGAATATACACTTCCTAATGGCGATACTGGAACCTCTACGATCTATAGACCAGTCAAAGTTTGTAATTAAATAATAATACAAAAGCACTATTAAGTGCTTTTTTTGTTGGGAGGAACAGATATGAACGCAAATTGCCGATCACCGGCACACAATTAAATAACAAAACCCAATTAAGCAGCTGTTATGAATACAGGTGCTTTTTTTCTATGACAATACAAAAAAAGGAGGATGGACATGAAACAGTTCATCAAATTTATTTTTACATTCTTATTTGTGATGCTTATCGCATCAAGTACAATGCAGCCAGTATTCGCATCAAGTGAAAATAACCAAACGATTGAAAATACAACTGAAAACATCAATACTGAGGATAGTACAAATAATGAAGTGATTACTTCCAAAGTAGAAGATACTACCACTACTAATAGTACAATCTCAAATAATCAATTATATAGTCGGCATGTTACTTATCAAATGGGAGACTATGATATTTTAGTGCCCTATAATGGCGTCATGACACACCCAAAAGATATCGAAGGATTTGTTTACAATGATGGCGAGTATCCACAATATCCAAAAGGATGGCTCAATGCCGTTACTGAAAAATTAAACGAACAATTACTAAGTAATCAAAATAAAGCCTTACTACGTTCATCAGTTAGAATGTATGAGCAACTAGGTTATATAGATGGAAATGGATATCGTACATTTATTAATCGGTTAGAATCAGATTCAAAAGTGGCTTTTTGTGCACAGCGGACAAATGATCCAGTTTCATACTCTGATAATTTTTCTGACCCAAGTCACTTTAATAATATTAAAATGACTCAAGCGCTTTATGTAGCATGGGCAGATGCGTACGGAATTATGGGTAATAATGATACTAATTATAAATATGTTGTTGCACAATCAAGTTCATGGTACGGCGAAGGAACAGCTGATTATTGGTCAAGTGTTTATGCGCATGGGTATGGAGATGTGTCTGGTAAATATCGACAAGTAAATGATAAGGTAAATGCTTTATACAACGGTAGCAGCAGTCTAAATTTTACAGAAACGAATTTATCTTCTCATTTCGATCCAATAACAAATACTATCACTACAACAAGTTTTAAAATTAAGGATGACTCTGCAAGTACAGATGTTGTAACTAATATTAAAAGTGGTTATTACATCACGAAGGTATCTGATAATACACCAGTAACAAAACTTACAAAAGGGAATGAATATGTTATTCGTACTGCTAATTTAATTGCTGATGAGTCAATCTCACTTAAAGGTACAGTAACTATGCCAAACCCACAAGCTGATATTGTTTATCCACCAATGGGGTTTGAAGATTTGCAAGCATTATTTTACTACACAGGTAACGATCCAAAATCAGCTTCAGCAACACTAACAGCTGACATCGCACCGGCATACATTCAAATTGGTGGATTTAAAGCCAATGAAGATTTTGAAGTGTTACCGGATACAGAATATGGGCTATATGATAATCAAGCTCGTGAATTAACTCGAGTGATGACGGATGAAACCGGAAAATTTTTAACAGCTCCAGTAAGTGTTCTGCTGTTTGATGGCGCAACCTATATTCGTGAAGTGAATACTGCGGATCCAACGCAATATGCACTTGATTATGAGAAGTATTATTTACCGGACTTAACTGATCCAAACACGACAATTGATTTAGTTGATGGTGTCTATTATATTAATGATAATCAAATGCTGATCAATGAGTATGTACGTGCAGGAGAAATGTCGATCTATAAAGACGACTTTGAAACTGGGGCACCACTTGCAGATGCAGAGTTCAAAGTAACTCGTCTAACTGGTGAAGCCTGTGTTGAAGAAACTGATTCAAGTGATAATAATACTGAGTCAAATACAACTGATACAAACTCAACTGAAAATACAACAGGTGTTATTGACTGCCAAGTTTCATTTACAGTCAAAACAGGAGCTGATGGATATTACAACTTTACTGAGGAACAATTAGATCAATTATTATATGGTGATTATGTCGCCGAAGAAATTGTTGCTCCAAATGGATACATCCCGAGTATAGAGAAAGCCTATTTCACCGTTGATAGTGAAAGTAAAGTTATCCGCTTGGTCTTCCATAATCAAAAAATCAAAGCACTTGTTGAAACCGGCCAGCCATTTGATATGATGATCATCATTGGTGTTGGAATTGGTGGAGCAGGGATGTTGTTATTTGCTTTCCGTAAAAAGAAACTCTCTAAAAAGCTGACTAATACTGCCGCTGCTATCGCATTAACATTAGCTTTAGCTGGTGGAACCGTACTTGCTAATCAAGTAGGCGTATTTGCCGCAACTGAAGATGATATCGAATATATTGAACCATTGTTACCTGATGCAACCGCTCCGACCGACCCAATTGAAGGTATCACAAAGGTGCCTGAGGTTGATACTATTGTTATTACACCGGATACACCAGTCTCTGAAGTAGGCACAATTGATTCAAATACCAGTAGTGCAACAACTGCCGGAGCTGGTCAATCAGATGTATCGGGAACAGAGGCAACTAGCGGATCACTTCCATTTGCCGGTGAGCATATTGTTGAATATGCATTAATCGGTGCAGGCATGCTTGCATTTGTAGGATTACTTATTGTTTTTAATGTCGTACACAAAAAATCGAAGAAAAAAGAAGAATCACAACAATAGGTTGTGGTTCTTTTATTTAGGAGGAAATCAACATGGAAAATAGTCAAAGTTTTGAAATTAATGAAAACAATGAACTGGAAATGAACGAACGGCTTGAATTTGATATGATGCATGACAGTTTACAAAGCATGATGGCAAAGTATAAGGCAATGGTTGCTGAAAGCCATGCTTTAAATGAGCGGCAGATTACCTTGATGGAATCACTCAGTACATCAGGCAGCACACGGATTGATGCTGAATTACTAAGTATTGTTACCGCTGCCCTTGAACATGCTGAACGTTCAAAAGACCAGGCACTGGTCTTTTTTAACCGCTACAATGAACTTGCGGAAAAGTATCTGCAGTTCAATGAAGAAAAGCGCATGAGTGCAGCACAACAAGCCGAACAGAAAACTCAAGCTGATCGTTCACTATCAACTGCAGACCAGGAACTTGCCAAGACAATTGAAGCACGGCGTGCGCAGTATCAAGGAATTGAACCAGCAGCTGTTCCGGCAGTTGCCGTCGCAAGCATGGTTGCCTTTGATTATGGCACGTTGATGACAATTAAATATGGTGAAGCGTACTTTTCGGGAATTTGGGCAAAAATCGTCAATGATAAAGTCCAATTAGATTTTCCAAAATACGCTGCACCGAATGGAGAGAAGTATCCGGTCTTTTGTTTTGATAAACAGCTAAATCAAAGTATTGGAGATGCACTCTTGCCACATCTGACTGCGATGAAAAAAGGAGACAAGCAGAAAAACCTTGCGCTTGATATTCCTTTTACCCCAGCGCTTACATTAGTGAAGTCCCACAAAACTGAAAAAGGAGCTTTCACGAATTTTTCATATGGCGGTGTATACATTAATAATACATTTGCTGGAACCAATCAAGAACAAGAACAGTATATGAGCATTCCAAAAGCATACCGGAAGGACAAGGAAGCAGAATATGTGGTCACATTTGCGAAAGAGGCACTGGAACCGGTAGTTAAAACCTTACATGTCATGGTTGATCAGTATGATGATAAAATCATTCAGAAAACTGATTTAATGACTGGTGAGATTTCAACTTTTGAACGGCCGCAGCACAAACAACAACACCAAGCAGCTGAGATGGAGTAAGTCGGCATACTATTAAAACAAGCCTATGACTAGGCTTGTTTTTATTTTAGGAGGTAGAAAGATGCAAAAAATAATTAATCAATTTAAAGAGTACTGGGAAGATGAATTGATCAGCTCAGTCGATGAAGAGTCAATTTGGTGGAGTCCTACTTTACAGCTCGGTATTAGTGGTGAATTTGAGGATGGTGTTCGTGGTAATGACCACAACAATTTAATCAATTATATCAAGCGAGCGTTTCCTCATGAAGATCCATTGCAATTTATCCATAATGAATTAAATTTTTATCGGATTGTTCCGGAGACAAAGCAGATATTAAAGTCAGAACAACAAACAAGTATTCATCTAGTAAGTGGTTTTAATATTGTGGATTACCAATCATTTAATACTTCTAGACTCGAAAAACAAGATGAGTTGATAGAAGAGAATAATAATCAACAATTATTAAAACCTACAATACATTCAGATGATTTTGGCAATGAGTACCACGCTTATCAATTTACTCTAGATGAGGGAATTTCAATTGAAACCAGGCTTCAATTATTTGAAAATAGTTATGCAGAATTAGCGTTTACAATTAACAATGCCTATACTGAGTATGTGAGTATTGATAATTTTTATGATTTTCAGACGGCCGTTGGTGATACAACGAAAAAAATACTTCAATCAATCATCCGAGAACAATTAGCAGCTAATCCAGAACTCATTTCAAAACGTGATGGCTACTTTGGTCTTGCCACAGAACAAATCTTAGACTATGAAGCTCAGCTACTAACAGAGCGTTTTGCCGATGAATTATCCAGCGTTGTTATTGTTAGAAATGAGTATACGTATGAACGTTATTTTGTTGAATATGATGTACTGGAAACAAGTGGCACTACGAGTGGCAATGTTGATGTTGTTGTAGCGCCAACACAGAATCCGGCAGTAATTGTTAAGGAATATATGTCGAAATTGGGTATTGATTATCAAATTACTGGTTTATTCAAATATCGCAACAATGACTTATCAGAAGTAGAGGAGACCAATTTATTGAGTGATTACAGCAGTGAATTTCTGTCCGATGTCGCTGTTTTTAAAATGACTAAACATGAAGATCATACAAACATAAAACTAAAATATGGTGATCTTTATCTTTCTAATATACTAGCAACACTTGATAACAATAAACTATCATTAGAATTCCCTAAAGGAGTTGCCGGCCAACCACTGTACTGCATGGATATGAAAACATGCAAAGCAATCACAAAAGCCTTAACACCGTACGTGCAACAACTGGAAGTCGGTGAAACCAAGTATGATATCAATTTACCGGTCCCGTTTGATCACAAAATGACATTATTAGGCTGTGATGAACCAGTTGGCCTACACCAGTCAGTCAAGTTCACATATGGCGGTGTACACTTTAGTCATGCGATGTTGCGTGAAAACAAAGAGTCAAAACCCGAAATTGTCTTTATGCAACCATCAATTACGATTACTAAAGGCGTTTATAATGCAGTTGGATTGCACGATACAAGAAAAGATGAGATTGCCGAGTCACTATCAAAACTGACAAAGTCGTTTTCAGATAAGTCGATACAGTCAATTGACTTCAAAACCAATCAGATTGATACACAAAAACGAACATTTACAGATAAGCTGAAAAATGTTCTGGAGATGTAGCCATGAGATTTGTCACATTTATTAAATATGCGCTTTTTGGTGTTCTTATTTCAGTGTTAATTACCATGGTTGTACAAGTAGGATTGTATCTATTTGAGCATGGCTTATTTTCTTTTACCGATATAGATATGAATCAAATCGTGTGGTGGAACAACTACTCATGGATAATATTTGGAGTTATTATGCTCAAACCATTCGTTGAACTCTTTATTTCAGTGAAAGGATACTCAGATCATCACTCACATGGGAGTGCAAGATGGGGTTATAGGATTGAACTTTTTCTGACATCTAGGTATGTAGCCAACGTTCAATTGATAAATTCGCTTTTATCAAGCTTTGTTCCAAGAGATCAAAAAAGTGGTGGCGGGCTAGTTCTTAAAAGTAATATCTTTGGCCAATACGTCGATGCTGATGATAATCATGCAACAGTGATCGCAACGACCGGTGGAGGGAAATCGCAATTGGTCGCAATTCCCACCGCTAAATCGATTGCCGATAATGGCGAGTCAGTTATTATTGGGGATGTGAAAGGTGAGATTTATGATGAGATGGCCGGATATTTTAAGTCAAAAGGTTATGCGATCAAAGTTTTAAACTTATACGATCCACGGCGCAGTGATTCATACAATCCTATGGCTCAGATTATTAAGGACTATCAAGCCGGCCGGGTGAGTGAGGCAACTACCTTACTTAAATCATTTACGCATACGCTGCATGTCAGTACTTCATCTGGAGATGATAAAATATGGGGCAAACTTTCAAAACAATTACATGATGCCTTGTTTCTTGCCTTGCTTGAAACTGGTAAATATGAACAAGTAACCGTTGCCGGCACAATGAATTTAAAGAACCGATTATCGGATACTGAAAATGGATTAGATGACTTCTTTAGTTCGTTACCGACAAGTTCGGATGCAAGACGTTCGTATAGTGCAGTGAAAGAGGCGGCACAGTCGCCAAAGACACGCTCAAGTATCATGATTAATTTTGATGCCAATTTAGATATCTTTAATGACCGGCTGCTTGCTCAAATGACCTCTATCAATACTATTGATAT
This region includes:
- a CDS encoding CopG family transcriptional regulator — encoded protein: MSRFTEKFNNSQPTDLSETTSFADEIIDAGKSNIDLVIPKKPKKKSTTYYLYEDLTIALENIAKSNKVSTSDLLNHILRQYLPNVDKNIR
- a CDS encoding NUMOD4 domain-containing protein; translation: MEEWKQIPGLDVFYEASNTGKIQRQYKTKDKLLQGYQRRGRLVVKVKRNGRMVETSWAKLIWNAFHGPVPKGGYVRRKDCRRGYELDNLVLLSNKQKSLYMSQIKNNDILLAQEQLHDIYMSVIKRC
- a CDS encoding helix-turn-helix domain-containing protein → MSNKLKLGTQVNEIRKGKNYSQIELASEELNKNTIVRIEKNVNSPSVDTLNIIVNNLGIDFCTLTKYNEYANFTDYYRIKDSIEDCFATLNWSKAKLQYELISKDMYDSLPLREQQYVDIIQIELVKHIERNYRKAELLAKKSLNKTLKAGADFFSHNEMELINIIFQFDQSSQHMELIERVLNWLEGLPDSLQDFPAYLLLLNGYSTYFYEIEDWNKSYTFASKGYDVAIRSNGLKFIPSFLFTKGLCLVKLGQDVGEGKKLLKDSLEFCKLIRMEDFYGAIIHELEKYNINLNQDL
- a CDS encoding MSCRAMM family protein; amino-acid sequence: MKQFIKFIFTFLFVMLIASSTMQPVFASSENNQTIENTTENINTEDSTNNEVITSKVEDTTTTNSTISNNQLYSRHVTYQMGDYDILVPYNGVMTHPKDIEGFVYNDGEYPQYPKGWLNAVTEKLNEQLLSNQNKALLRSSVRMYEQLGYIDGNGYRTFINRLESDSKVAFCAQRTNDPVSYSDNFSDPSHFNNIKMTQALYVAWADAYGIMGNNDTNYKYVVAQSSSWYGEGTADYWSSVYAHGYGDVSGKYRQVNDKVNALYNGSSSLNFTETNLSSHFDPITNTITTTSFKIKDDSASTDVVTNIKSGYYITKVSDNTPVTKLTKGNEYVIRTANLIADESISLKGTVTMPNPQADIVYPPMGFEDLQALFYYTGNDPKSASATLTADIAPAYIQIGGFKANEDFEVLPDTEYGLYDNQARELTRVMTDETGKFLTAPVSVLLFDGATYIREVNTADPTQYALDYEKYYLPDLTDPNTTIDLVDGVYYINDNQMLINEYVRAGEMSIYKDDFETGAPLADAEFKVTRLTGEACVEETDSSDNNTESNTTDTNSTENTTGVIDCQVSFTVKTGADGYYNFTEEQLDQLLYGDYVAEEIVAPNGYIPSIEKAYFTVDSESKVIRLVFHNQKIKALVETGQPFDMMIIIGVGIGGAGMLLFAFRKKKLSKKLTNTAAAIALTLALAGGTVLANQVGVFAATEDDIEYIEPLLPDATAPTDPIEGITKVPEVDTIVITPDTPVSEVGTIDSNTSSATTAGAGQSDVSGTEATSGSLPFAGEHIVEYALIGAGMLAFVGLLIVFNVVHKKSKKKEESQQ
- a CDS encoding ParA family protein; protein product: MNKLKKVVSFANLKGGTGKTAVMYNLAGLMAERGSKILLIDLDAQGNTTANAGVDKSRLEATSANMFKNQTILGLLIIKEVRPNIDLVPSTVKITATEMQIAGETARERILSNYFDDNIDTLEEYDYVFIDTNPSMSVVNQNAYLASDCVFIVSNASSSGYEGAELFIDLWSDICKRMRIPSNINAFIVNGVEANTNVAKDFFAGINNEHSVVKDIVVKSYIPKNVAINEANEGQCLPINIYDKKAKSFEAYNNLLDELISREVL
- a CDS encoding VirD4-like conjugal transfer protein, CD1115 family, with amino-acid sequence MRFVTFIKYALFGVLISVLITMVVQVGLYLFEHGLFSFTDIDMNQIVWWNNYSWIIFGVIMLKPFVELFISVKGYSDHHSHGSARWGYRIELFLTSRYVANVQLINSLLSSFVPRDQKSGGGLVLKSNIFGQYVDADDNHATVIATTGGGKSQLVAIPTAKSIADNGESVIIGDVKGEIYDEMAGYFKSKGYAIKVLNLYDPRRSDSYNPMAQIIKDYQAGRVSEATTLLKSFTHTLHVSTSSGDDKIWGKLSKQLHDALFLALLETGKYEQVTVAGTMNLKNRLSDTENGLDDFFSSLPTSSDARRSYSAVKEAAQSPKTRSSIMINFDANLDIFNDRLLAQMTSINTIDIESIGKEKTAVFVIIPDAETSRHELVSFFIHQVYYTLVNVAVANGGRLPVRTNFLLDEFGNLPKIPEMKGKLGVSRSRGMRFYLFIQSFSQLYEIYGDHVAKSILDMTNDTIYIGTNGLETAENISKRIGSKTMKVQSRSFSPWAILQSNRNESNHARALLSADELMNRLKPNRIVLLRSKTPPQYLKLRPWWKQKPKNIEPMELPYGTHTSLDPFFTEEKVIVQSKSTNGLMQQVERLLTEDEYSYIKVFELEEIEAKTLYHHIMHFATKGAISEQSIEAIMPLFQSIL